One candidate division WOR-3 bacterium genomic window carries:
- a CDS encoding T9SS type A sorting domain-containing protein: MARPIFGILFWLSSMLLFADPPWSPNVLVSSDVPWDTLNQGESCFDVWGDSIFSICNTAERGSVPIAPYAYSFNAGQSFTQIPFTDNSTGIIWHTDPVLGVDDSGYVHMIIQYSTTYIKHYLSKNGGLTWVDTTRVTPSSGVDKPWMVVNRNEIYIVWQQVSGTTGIWFAKSTDYGNTFTSSRIWTRTGIAALCMDDNENLHLALVTSWPSGNVYYRKSTDHGQTWSSEIYLSDSYYETGYGDRAPINSITARGNIVFLTWVDSRNGNWDIMGMRSTNGGITWSPRFVVNDITAGGQCKGYAHFDKYGGLHVFYYHTLDWPTSANSYFSVRHRYSSDGGATFLPSTRISDTEARSHADFIGEYHILRSDSLYIYAIWSDGRNPHDNDLYFSKALLQDFQALKEEADVKVISEGVDIPSIWSGNQALSFKSTKPLRVTLYNVCGRIVKDRRISPHEVFYPVANLPKGVYLLKIELKDKSIIKKIVRIK, from the coding sequence ATGGCACGCCCTATATTCGGTATTCTATTTTGGCTTTCCTCCATGCTACTTTTTGCAGACCCACCTTGGAGTCCTAATGTGCTTGTGAGCAGTGATGTTCCCTGGGATACGTTGAATCAAGGTGAATCCTGTTTTGATGTATGGGGTGATTCAATATTTTCAATATGTAATACTGCAGAGAGAGGGAGCGTCCCTATTGCACCATACGCCTATTCCTTTAACGCAGGTCAGTCATTCACCCAGATTCCATTTACTGATAATTCCACTGGTATTATCTGGCATACCGACCCGGTCCTGGGTGTTGATGATTCAGGGTATGTCCATATGATAATCCAGTATTCAACAACTTATATAAAACACTATCTCTCCAAAAATGGCGGATTAACCTGGGTTGACACTACAAGGGTTACACCATCGAGTGGTGTTGATAAACCTTGGATGGTTGTGAATAGAAATGAGATCTACATAGTATGGCAACAGGTCTCAGGAACCACAGGAATATGGTTTGCAAAGTCAACTGATTATGGTAATACATTTACTTCCTCTCGTATCTGGACGCGTACCGGTATTGCAGCACTCTGTATGGATGATAATGAAAATCTTCATCTTGCTTTAGTAACAAGCTGGCCAAGCGGAAATGTCTACTACCGCAAATCAACAGACCATGGTCAAACCTGGTCATCCGAAATCTATCTCTCTGATTCATATTATGAGACTGGCTACGGTGACCGTGCTCCAATAAATTCAATCACCGCCAGGGGGAATATTGTTTTTTTGACCTGGGTAGATAGCAGGAATGGCAACTGGGATATAATGGGTATGCGCTCAACGAATGGGGGAATAACCTGGAGTCCAAGGTTTGTTGTCAACGATATCACTGCTGGAGGACAATGTAAGGGTTATGCCCATTTTGACAAATATGGCGGGTTGCATGTCTTTTATTATCACACACTTGACTGGCCCACGAGTGCAAATAGTTATTTTTCTGTAAGACACAGATATTCATCCGATGGTGGAGCAACATTCCTACCGAGCACACGCATCTCTGATACCGAGGCGCGCAGCCATGCCGATTTTATCGGTGAATACCACATCCTACGCAGTGACAGCCTTTATATTTACGCAATCTGGTCTGACGGAAGGAATCCCCATGATAACGATCTCTATTTCAGCAAGGCATTGCTTCAGGACTTTCAGGCTCTAAAAGAAGAGGCTGATGTAAAGGTAATCTCCGAAGGTGTTGATATCCCATCGATCTGGTCGGGCAATCAGGCATTAAGTTTTAAATCTACCAAACCATTGAGAGTCACGTTATATAATGTCTGCGGGAGAATCGTGAAGGATCGTAGAATTTCCCCCCATGAAGTCTTCTATCCAGTTGCTAATTTGCCAAAGGGTGTTTATCTGTTAAAAATCGAATTAAAAGATAAATCAATCATCAAGAAGATAGTGCGGATTAAATAA
- a CDS encoding DUF72 domain-containing protein translates to MELFVGTSGWYYDWNEELTLDWYLNNSGLNAIELNASFYRFPFPNQVKSWAKKGSKLHWAVKVHRLITHQYKFSDLALKTWQRFSVLFAPLEEYIDYYLFQLPPSLTSKSRDKITSFLEKISINQKIALEFRHETWFNEENLKWAKSLGLTIVSIDAPEFTRAIFKTTKDVYLRMHGRTSWYCHNYTKDELNEIARKILQAKAERIYVFFNNDHNMLNNARAMFVLLKNWLKGI, encoded by the coding sequence ATGGAGTTATTCGTCGGCACTTCAGGCTGGTATTATGACTGGAATGAAGAATTGACCCTTGATTGGTATCTTAATAATTCTGGGCTCAACGCCATAGAATTGAATGCATCTTTTTATCGTTTTCCGTTTCCCAATCAGGTAAAATCCTGGGCAAAAAAAGGCAGCAAGTTACACTGGGCAGTGAAAGTGCATCGCCTCATCACCCATCAATATAAATTTTCCGACTTAGCCCTAAAGACCTGGCAACGGTTTTCGGTGTTATTTGCCCCGCTTGAGGAATATATTGATTACTATCTTTTCCAATTACCTCCAAGTTTGACGAGTAAATCAAGGGATAAGATTACATCCTTCCTTGAAAAAATAAGTATCAATCAGAAAATCGCTCTTGAATTCCGGCATGAGACATGGTTTAATGAAGAAAATCTCAAATGGGCAAAATCACTCGGGCTCACGATTGTATCAATTGATGCCCCGGAATTCACTCGTGCAATTTTTAAGACAACAAAAGATGTCTATCTGCGCATGCATGGCCGAACCAGCTGGTATTGCCACAATTATACAAAAGATGAGTTGAATGAGATAGCGCGTAAAATTTTACAGGCAAAAGCAGAGCGGATTTATGTTTTTTTCAACAACGACCACAATATGTTGAATAATGCCCGGGCGATGTTCGTCCTTCTTAAAAATTGGCTCAAGGGTATATAG